The Candidatus Sysuiplasma jiujiangense genome contains the following window.
ATACAGCTATATCCTGTATGACGGCACATCCACATCAGATTCCCAGCTGGCATCCGGGTCATCCTCATCATTTTCCTATACATTCAGCAGCCCCGGGTCTTATCTACTGGAATACTCCGTCACAGATTCAAATGGCTATACCGCATCCACATCACTGACGCAGAATGTCAATACCGATCCCTCCGTAACAGTGGCATCATCCCAGAATCCAACCGATTCCGGAAGAACGGTTGAATTTACGTCAGCAGTCTCAGGTGGTACTCCAGGATACAGCTATTCCTGGTCAGTTGACGGGAGCACCTATACAACCCAGGACATCAATGTGTCATTCAGTTCATCCGGATCGTATTCAGTGGATCTAACCGTAACTGATGCGGCCGGGTATTCAGTTTCGCAGTCTCTTACTGAAACTGTCAACTCAGATCCAACCGTATCGGCATCCTCCAATGTAAGTTCAGCAGACGTCAATTATCCCATAGAGTTCTCCTCCACGCCAAGTGGCGGAACCGGCGGATATTCATATTCCTGGACCCTGAACGGGCAGCAGATATCAGCCTCCCAGGACTTCTCATATTCCTTCGCTTCCTCCGGATCATACACCCTGACCGTTACAATAACGGATTCAGTCGGGGTGCAGAGCAGTGCATCTGTCACAGTAAAGATCAATCCCAATCCCTCAGTGTCCATAAGCAGCAGCCAGAATCCCGCCGATGTTGGAAACTCTGTAACCTTTTCATCCTCAGAATCAGGCGGTACCGGCACTGATACATATGTGTGGTACATCAATGGAGTTCAGGAATCCACTGCATCGTCATTCTCATATTCATTCTCAGCGGCCGGCACATATTATGTCAATGTCACTGTGACCGATTCAGATGGCCACACGGCATCCTATTCACTGAAGGAGACCGTCAATGCCGATCCGTCAGTTGTCATTCATGTTGTTCACAATCCAACTGATGTGGGAATATGGGCTAACTTCTCAGCATCCATATCGGGAGGTACAGGCCCGTTCAGCTATTCCTGGACCATCAATGGACAATCGTTCACAACAGCATATGTCAACTATACTTTCACTGCATCAGGCACTTTTCCCGTATCCCTGACAGTAACGGATGCCAATGGGAACACAGCAACAGCATCAGTCAGTGAGGTCGTAAATCCGGACCCGACTGTTGCTGCGGAAGCACAGTACTCAACAGTGGATCAGGGCATAAATGACACATTCTATGCCGATGTTTCAGGCGGCACATCTCCCTTCAATTACACCTGGTCACTGGGAGGCAGCATTCTGAATTATTCTCAGGAGTTCCACATGAACTTCTCTGCCATAGGTACATATGACATCAACCTGACCGTATCCGATTCCCTTGGTGAAGTCTCTTCATCATCAATATCCGTTAAGGTAATCCAGAAACCGTCGGCACTCATTGAAGGATCCAACAGGACGGATGTTTCCACAACAACATACTGGGAAGGCTACGGATCATATGGGACAGCACCATACAACTACTACTGGTTCATCAATGGGGTCAACACATCCTCAGGCCTGTACCTTGAATATTCATTCCCGTCCCCAGGAGAATACAACATCTCACTTCTCATAGTAGACAGCCAGGGATCAAGGGCATACGCATACCTTAACGTTCAGGTGGAACCAAAGCCTTCTGTGAAGATCTCTCAATCCATATCTGCAACTGATGTTGGCATCCCTGTGCATTTTACATCATCAGTGACAGGCGGAACCCCATTCTTCAACTACACATGGTCAGTATCCGGAATTGGGATAGTGGGTTACCAGGCCAATCTCACATACATCTTCTCCCAGCCCGGGTCCTATAATGTAACTCTGTCCATCTCAGACGGATCAGGAAACAGCGCATCATCATCCATTGGAATAAGGATAAATCCGCTGCCACAGGTAAGGATAGTGCCGGAGTACAGCAACATCGATCCAAATGTAACTGATACATTCAATTCCAACATCTCCGGCGGCACTCCAGGCTTCACATATCAGTGGTACGTAAATGGGACTTTTGAGGGGAACGGCAGCTCCATAACATGGTCGTTCAGCAGTGCCGGAATTTACCCCGTCAGGCTTGTAATAACCGATTCCCAG
Protein-coding sequences here:
- a CDS encoding PKD domain-containing protein; the encoded protein is SYSYQWYLNGAAASGATGSSYTTSFSSSGSNTVYVIATDSNGVSVQSNTITQTVDTDPSISISASHNPSDVGQSIDFSTAVSGGSGSYTSYSYILYDGTSTSDSQLASGSSSSFSYTFSSPGSYLLEYSVTDSNGYTASTSLTQNVNTDPSVTVASSQNPTDSGRTVEFTSAVSGGTPGYSYSWSVDGSTYTTQDINVSFSSSGSYSVDLTVTDAAGYSVSQSLTETVNSDPTVSASSNVSSADVNYPIEFSSTPSGGTGGYSYSWTLNGQQISASQDFSYSFASSGSYTLTVTITDSVGVQSSASVTVKINPNPSVSISSSQNPADVGNSVTFSSSESGGTGTDTYVWYINGVQESTASSFSYSFSAAGTYYVNVTVTDSDGHTASYSLKETVNADPSVVIHVVHNPTDVGIWANFSASISGGTGPFSYSWTINGQSFTTAYVNYTFTASGTFPVSLTVTDANGNTATASVSEVVNPDPTVAAEAQYSTVDQGINDTFYADVSGGTSPFNYTWSLGGSILNYSQEFHMNFSAIGTYDINLTVSDSLGEVSSSSISVKVIQKPSALIEGSNRTDVSTTTYWEGYGSYGTAPYNYYWFINGVNTSSGLYLEYSFPSPGEYNISLLIVDSQGSRAYAYLNVQVEPKPSVKISQSISATDVGIPVHFTSSVTGGTPFFNYTWSVSGIGIVGYQANLTYIFSQPGSYNVTLSISDGSGNSASSSIGIRINPLPQVRIVPEYSNIDPNVTDTFNSNISGGTPGFTYQWYVNGTFEGNGSSITWSFSSAGIYPVRLVITDSQGISDSYSTDITVASYPSASIIASSTDLDANVSDQFRASGFGGIGPYGYEWIIAGHEFDNSTVSYAFKTPGNYSVQLIISDSFGKDASSSITVAVHPDPTVSVSWSGKPVVSRPFSLNANITGGISPYQISWIFPSGQHETGTSISHVFSSSGPDTFEVQVSDQGGYTETKNFTIDVGLYVAIAANQTSGLGPLSVQFSSSVLGGSGYSYNWTFSPGHYSLLQDPTYQFPVGNYTVHFSVTSANGASGQANLSIQSLPPPVSFEYSSGLNITQAFSFRAIPNWDAKGPYNMSWSFPNGQTITGMNISYKFPVYNELNTVIATFSYGNGKTWIQYLTVRMIPAVPVLAFSPPSIIPEGTMLSLNATATAPDSSSFTYSWDINGTSESGQSVLYYFQNPGNYSVSVTVTDGLGASATVHRVIEVLPQGSNSSIAISYTRSVNGPMDYYTIKVLSTSGIIAVEAFLGTTPLNISEINSTYTAAGELAYFNLTMDQRDYPAGTYGISIVAFNNNSQSNHITVEFQVTSQYSSSTFSLADVIAFFGGFSNFLITILTIGGLVIAYASLRRQDNPDLIVQGLSPRGKSEKIVLKGK